The genome window GGTAAATTCATCGAGCTGCAAGGAACGGCCGAACGCGAGCCTTTCTCACGCGAGCAGATGGACGCGATGCTGGTGTTGGCCGAGAAGGGAATTCATGAGCTGTTCGCGATACAGCGCTATGCGCTGAACGCATAGGAATTATCTTTGGTGTAAAATCGACCTGAGGTTTTATATGCTGACAGCTATTGAACGTACGGGAACCACTAATGCTAACTCTCAGATCGTCTTGGATGAAG of Chloracidobacterium sp. contains these proteins:
- the rph gene encoding ribonuclease PH (RNase PH; tRNA nucleotidyltransferase; forms hexamers in Bacillus subtilis; phosphoroltic 3'-5' exoribonuclease; involved in maturation of tRNA precursors and removes terminal nucleotides near CCA acceptor arms of mature tRNAs); translation: GKFIELQGTAEREPFSREQMDAMLVLAEKGIHELFAIQRYALNA